A stretch of the Candidatus Jettenia sp. AMX2 genome encodes the following:
- a CDS encoding ferritin family protein — MLQYENFNDTEAMLIAIHLEEEGLEFYSTIAKNVKCDKVRETFSQLASDEKEHLAQFQKVHLDLSPLANPVGDYEDCMVDLYLKYLVDTGVFTKKGEAKRLANEINTDTDALKVGIQAEEAAIHYYCEAAKKTKHKKGKKVFKQLANEERRHLALLTKHLKESEKAV, encoded by the coding sequence ATGTTACAATATGAAAACTTTAATGATACAGAAGCAATGTTAATAGCAATACATCTCGAAGAAGAAGGTTTGGAATTTTATTCTACAATAGCAAAGAATGTCAAATGTGATAAGGTAAGAGAAACTTTTTCACAACTGGCTTCAGATGAAAAAGAACATCTTGCACAATTTCAAAAGGTACATCTGGATTTGTCCCCTTTGGCAAATCCGGTTGGTGACTACGAAGACTGCATGGTAGACCTGTATCTGAAATATTTGGTGGATACAGGTGTTTTTACAAAAAAAGGGGAAGCAAAGAGACTTGCTAATGAAATAAACACAGATACAGATGCCTTGAAAGTCGGTATTCAGGCGGAGGAGGCGGCAATTCATTATTACTGTGAAGCAGCAAAAAAAACCAAACACAAAAAAGGAAAAAAAGTATTTAAACAACTGGCAAATGAAGAAAGAAGGCATCTTGCATTACTTACAAAGCATTTGAAGGAATCGGAAAAGGCGGTGTGA
- a CDS encoding DUF4405 domain-containing protein: protein MDKSKTNIIIDTLLFLCIIAIIGIGMLMKFILLPGKETVAVYGEQVQVFFRGMDRHEWGAIHLAVVYVFLGLLTLHIILHWKMIVAMYHRLIGNKVARCMVLVLIAVIGVFLAVFPLFIEPEVQEKVRKDRHRQRGMIDELKSIK, encoded by the coding sequence GTGGATAAATCAAAAACTAATATCATAATTGATACACTGCTGTTTCTTTGTATAATAGCAATTATAGGCATTGGAATGCTTATGAAATTTATTTTATTGCCAGGCAAAGAAACAGTTGCCGTATACGGTGAACAAGTACAGGTGTTTTTCCGGGGAATGGACCGTCATGAATGGGGAGCTATTCATCTTGCTGTTGTATACGTCTTTCTTGGCTTATTAACTCTTCATATCATCCTTCACTGGAAGATGATAGTTGCTATGTATCACAGATTAATAGGGAACAAGGTTGCAAGATGTATGGTCTTGGTGTTGATTGCTGTTATTGGCGTATTCCTTGCGGTCTTCCCTTTGTTTATAGAGCCTGAGGTGCAGGAGAAGGTCAGAAAGGACAGGCATCGGCAGAGGGGTATGATAGATGAACTGAAAAGCATAAAATAA
- a CDS encoding cytochrome B6, producing the protein MKKGIRKHKRMLFAVCSIGLIALQGLCVRETKATEAVTRQRDIGETSYARVAITEPFEVTKARMKEARPEIMKRHVDLLNERYDLSDRPAKDVAMSRGKPVQEGVRVKLPKGVTWEQLAEMSPEEIYDKDLFPKGFLPLPHPNHDEGGMVFPKFHIEEIKRQEGRDLTRFDLDFDLPDHLLPEFPPPVFLTTRPDLGDVSRGKLITVDNFYELFNGILNPKQIEGLRLLVTPFPQQQFNMTEDRRSERPHPGVSCFDCHVNGHTNGATHLAGDARPQKFRRRIDTPTLRGVKIQRLFGSQRALKSIEDFTEFEQRAAYFDGDPVIATKKGVNILERGSQVHFMAEMQALLDFPPAPKLNLYGKLDPKKATEAELRGQKVFFSKAQCAVCHIPPFYTDNLMHNLRTERFYKSRVINGRMASADGPIKTFPLRGIKDSPPYLHDGRLLTLEDTVEFFNLILETKLTKEEKEDLVAFLRAF; encoded by the coding sequence ATGAAAAAAGGAATCAGGAAGCACAAAAGGATGCTGTTTGCTGTATGCAGTATAGGTTTAATTGCATTACAGGGATTATGCGTTCGGGAAACAAAAGCCACCGAAGCTGTTACCCGGCAAAGGGACATAGGGGAGACCAGTTATGCACGTGTTGCGATAACGGAGCCTTTTGAGGTCACGAAGGCCCGGATGAAGGAAGCAAGACCGGAAATAATGAAGCGCCATGTGGACTTATTGAATGAACGTTATGATTTGAGCGACAGGCCAGCTAAAGATGTTGCCATGTCCCGGGGAAAACCGGTACAGGAAGGAGTGCGGGTGAAACTTCCCAAAGGTGTTACCTGGGAACAACTTGCAGAGATGTCACCGGAAGAGATTTATGACAAGGATCTGTTTCCCAAAGGATTTCTGCCGCTTCCGCATCCAAACCATGATGAAGGCGGTATGGTCTTCCCGAAGTTTCATATTGAGGAAATCAAAAGGCAGGAAGGGCGGGATCTGACCCGTTTTGATCTTGATTTTGATTTGCCGGATCATCTGTTACCTGAGTTTCCGCCACCGGTATTTTTAACAACGCGTCCGGATCTGGGTGATGTCTCCCGTGGCAAACTTATAACCGTTGATAACTTTTACGAGTTATTTAACGGAATATTAAACCCAAAGCAGATAGAAGGGCTGAGGCTTCTGGTAACACCTTTTCCGCAGCAGCAATTTAATATGACGGAGGATCGACGTTCGGAACGGCCTCACCCCGGAGTTAGCTGTTTTGATTGTCATGTAAATGGCCATACGAACGGAGCCACGCATCTTGCCGGTGATGCACGTCCGCAGAAATTCCGCCGCCGGATTGATACCCCCACATTGCGGGGAGTAAAGATTCAACGGTTATTTGGTTCACAGCGGGCATTGAAAAGTATTGAGGATTTTACAGAATTTGAGCAGCGCGCCGCATACTTTGACGGGGACCCTGTCATTGCGACGAAAAAAGGGGTGAATATCCTTGAGCGGGGAAGCCAGGTACATTTTATGGCTGAGATGCAGGCACTGCTGGATTTTCCGCCTGCCCCGAAACTGAATCTCTATGGAAAGCTGGATCCGAAAAAAGCAACGGAGGCAGAACTTCGGGGGCAAAAGGTATTTTTTTCAAAAGCCCAGTGTGCTGTTTGCCATATACCACCATTCTATACTGATAATCTCATGCATAATCTTCGGACAGAAAGATTTTATAAATCCCGCGTGATTAACGGACGCATGGCAAGTGCAGACGGTCCTATCAAGACATTCCCGCTTCGCGGAATCAAGGATTCACCACCGTACCTGCATGACGGAAGATTGCTGACCCTTGAAGATACAGTTGAATTCTTTAATCTGATCCTTGAAACAAAGCTCACAAAGGAAGAAAAAGAAGATCTTGTAGCCTTTTTACGGGCATTCTAG
- a CDS encoding Fe-Mn family superoxide dismutase, with product MLNRREFLAIAGAGSAAVLINFDIPLFEPGEEKKDMSYTAKDYSKLIGMEGFSETLLKNHFTLYQGYVTNTNKVIETLHQMLKEGKTATPEFSELKRRLGWEFNGMRLHEYYFENLGGKGGIHKEGKLAKKMAEDFGDYGMWEKDFRAIAAMRGIGWAVLYQDNMNGKLINFWINEHDVSHPAGCNPLLILDVFEHAFMIDYGLKRADYIEAFFKNINWAAAEARLK from the coding sequence ATGTTAAACAGGCGTGAATTTCTGGCGATTGCAGGCGCAGGTAGCGCCGCTGTTTTAATTAATTTTGACATTCCATTATTTGAACCAGGAGAGGAGAAAAAAGATATGTCGTATACTGCAAAGGATTATTCGAAACTTATTGGCATGGAAGGATTCAGTGAAACATTGCTGAAAAATCATTTTACTCTCTATCAGGGGTATGTGACTAATACAAACAAGGTTATTGAAACGCTTCATCAGATGCTCAAAGAAGGGAAAACGGCTACACCGGAATTTTCCGAATTAAAAAGAAGGCTGGGATGGGAATTCAACGGGATGAGGCTTCATGAATATTATTTTGAAAATCTCGGCGGGAAAGGCGGAATTCATAAAGAGGGGAAGCTTGCAAAGAAGATGGCAGAAGATTTTGGAGATTACGGTATGTGGGAAAAAGACTTCAGGGCGATAGCTGCAATGAGGGGAATTGGATGGGCAGTTCTTTATCAGGACAATATGAACGGGAAACTGATTAACTTCTGGATAAATGAACATGATGTTTCCCACCCTGCCGGATGTAATCCCCTGTTGATACTCGATGTCTTTGAACATGCCTTTATGATTGACTACGGGCTTAAGAGGGCAGATTATATAGAAGCATTCTTTAAAAATATCAATTGGGCGGCAGCAGAGGCAAGATTAAAATAA
- a CDS encoding GlsB/YeaQ/YmgE family stress response membrane protein produces the protein MNVVIWMLSGVIAGWLAGLIIRGRGFGLVGDLIIGILGGILGGWLFAFFGLIVIGIIGNILAAVIGGVVLVTIVRTLRRA, from the coding sequence ATGAATGTTGTTATTTGGATGCTTAGCGGTGTTATTGCAGGCTGGCTTGCGGGGCTGATAATCAGAGGCAGAGGTTTCGGGCTCGTTGGCGACTTGATTATCGGGATACTGGGAGGTATACTTGGGGGCTGGCTCTTCGCTTTCTTTGGTCTTATTGTTATAGGGATTATTGGAAATATCCTGGCAGCGGTAATTGGAGGTGTTGTGCTGGTAACCATTGTTCGTACCTTGCGCCGTGCATAA
- a CDS encoding flavin reductase family protein, with amino-acid sequence MKKSLGAKAILYPTPVLIIGSYDKDGKPNAMNVAWGGLCCSNPPSVAISLRKATYSYGNITEKKAFTVNIPSQNYVKQADYFGIASGGKEDKFSVTGLTAVKSDFVDAPYISEFPLVLECKLTHTIEIGLHTQFIGEIVDIKAEDSVLDENMSIDAEKIHPVLYAPETRAYYGMGEYLGKAFSIGKQL; translated from the coding sequence ATGAAAAAATCTTTAGGTGCAAAAGCTATTCTGTATCCAACACCGGTTCTCATCATTGGTTCATATGATAAAGACGGGAAACCAAATGCAATGAATGTAGCCTGGGGAGGCCTTTGCTGTTCCAACCCGCCGAGTGTTGCTATTTCCCTCAGGAAAGCTACGTATAGTTACGGTAATATTACGGAAAAAAAGGCTTTTACGGTTAATATTCCATCACAAAACTATGTAAAGCAGGCGGATTATTTTGGAATTGCATCCGGTGGAAAAGAGGATAAGTTTTCAGTTACCGGACTTACTGCTGTCAAAAGCGATTTTGTGGATGCCCCCTATATCAGCGAGTTTCCGCTTGTTTTGGAATGCAAATTGACACATACAATTGAAATAGGATTACATACGCAGTTTATTGGTGAAATTGTTGATATAAAAGCTGAAGATTCTGTACTTGATGAAAACATGTCAATCGATGCAGAGAAGATACACCCGGTGCTTTATGCCCCCGAGACACGTGCTTATTATGGTATGGGTGAATATCTTGGTAAGGCGTTTTCGATAGGTAAGCAGTTGTAA
- a CDS encoding YbaK/EbsC family protein, with protein MIVRQLQEFLDTQGIKYITISHSRSFTAQETAESAHIPKKELAKVVVIKIEGKVAMAVIPASCRVDIDLLKKVVGSDKIEFANEREFKDLFTACEPGAMPPFGNLYGMDVYVTEELMENKEIVFNAGTHRELIRMAYKDFERLVKPEIAKFCAEIT; from the coding sequence ATGATTGTAAGGCAGTTGCAGGAGTTTTTGGATACACAAGGTATTAAGTATATCACGATAAGCCATTCACGGTCTTTTACAGCGCAGGAAACAGCCGAATCTGCCCATATTCCAAAAAAAGAATTAGCAAAAGTGGTTGTTATAAAAATAGAGGGAAAGGTTGCCATGGCTGTTATTCCGGCTTCATGTAGGGTAGATATTGATCTTTTAAAAAAGGTCGTTGGTTCAGACAAGATTGAGTTTGCTAATGAAAGGGAATTCAAAGACCTGTTCACGGCATGCGAGCCTGGCGCTATGCCACCTTTCGGGAATCTTTATGGAATGGATGTGTATGTAACGGAAGAATTGATGGAAAATAAAGAGATTGTATTTAATGCCGGTACTCACAGAGAACTCATCAGGATGGCATATAAAGACTTTGAGAGATTGGTAAAACCCGAAATAGCGAAATTTTGTGCTGAGATTACTTAG
- a CDS encoding SagB/ThcOx family dehydrogenase, whose protein sequence is MTNQYTPEKKHAEVIKLPAARYQGGVSVEEALLKRRSVREYQHEPLSLAEVSQLLWAAQGITGPHGIRTAPSAGALYPLEIYLVVGRVHELPKGVYKYQPYGHELIRNGEENQLPGLATAALEQNFIREAAIAIVFSALYERVTMKYGERGIRYVYMDLGHSAQNVHLQAVSLNLGTVVVGAFYDNEVKNIIGIPGEAQPLCIMPVGRILQK, encoded by the coding sequence ATGACAAATCAATATACTCCCGAAAAGAAACATGCAGAGGTCATAAAATTGCCAGCAGCCAGATACCAGGGTGGGGTATCCGTGGAAGAGGCCTTACTGAAAAGGCGGTCTGTCCGGGAATATCAGCATGAACCATTATCACTCGCTGAAGTTTCACAACTTCTTTGGGCTGCCCAAGGGATAACGGGGCCGCATGGTATAAGAACAGCACCTTCAGCCGGGGCCCTGTATCCGCTTGAAATATATCTTGTTGTTGGACGTGTACATGAACTGCCGAAAGGGGTTTACAAATACCAGCCATACGGCCATGAGCTGATAAGGAACGGGGAAGAAAATCAACTGCCCGGATTAGCAACTGCTGCTCTTGAGCAAAACTTCATCAGGGAAGCAGCAATTGCGATTGTTTTTTCAGCACTCTATGAGCGGGTAACGATGAAATACGGCGAGCGGGGAATAAGATATGTCTATATGGACCTGGGACACAGCGCTCAAAATGTTCATCTGCAAGCTGTTTCATTAAACCTTGGAACCGTTGTTGTCGGGGCTTTTTATGATAATGAAGTGAAAAATATTATTGGGATACCCGGCGAAGCACAGCCCCTTTGTATAATGCCGGTAGGAAGGATCCTGCAAAAGTAA
- a CDS encoding DUF547 domain-containing protein: MRIGKLFLMLLCIFIVTITAPAYATEEPDSLYTRILERYVTEDGLVDYQAIKDDQAFEKYIEYLSKTDPDTLPSDKHELAFWINAYNAFNIKGVLEEYPIKSILNVGLFPNSFFVFKKFHTKKGMTTLRRIERMLREFQEPGVHFALTSASMSCPKLRREPYKAEKLEKQLNDQAVNFIQDKDRNYLDRENNILYLSAVFKWYENDFVKKGERLEDYVISFLNPDDAKYIMDHKVEVRYLDYDWSLNEYKPEL, translated from the coding sequence ATGAGGATTGGCAAGTTGTTTTTAATGCTACTATGCATCTTTATTGTGACAATTACCGCTCCTGCTTATGCAACTGAAGAACCAGATTCTCTTTACACACGCATTCTGGAACGATATGTAACGGAAGACGGATTGGTTGATTACCAGGCAATCAAAGATGACCAGGCATTCGAAAAATATATTGAATATCTTTCAAAAACAGACCCTGATACGCTGCCATCTGATAAACATGAACTGGCTTTTTGGATTAATGCTTATAATGCATTCAATATCAAAGGGGTACTGGAAGAATACCCAATAAAGAGCATCCTTAATGTGGGATTGTTTCCAAACAGTTTCTTTGTCTTCAAGAAATTTCATACCAAAAAAGGAATGACTACTTTAAGAAGAATAGAAAGAATGCTGAGGGAATTTCAGGAGCCCGGAGTGCATTTTGCCCTTACTTCTGCTTCCATGAGCTGCCCAAAATTACGAAGAGAGCCATATAAGGCAGAAAAACTGGAAAAACAGCTGAATGATCAGGCAGTAAATTTTATACAAGACAAGGACAGGAATTATCTCGACAGGGAAAATAATATTCTCTATCTCTCTGCTGTTTTTAAATGGTATGAAAATGATTTTGTTAAAAAAGGTGAAAGATTAGAGGATTATGTCATATCATTTTTAAACCCTGATGATGCGAAGTATATTATGGACCACAAGGTAGAAGTAAGATACCTTGATTACGACTGGAGCCTGAACGAATACAAGCCAGAACTATAA
- the lgt gene encoding prolipoprotein diacylglyceryl transferase: MRKILFEIPIPLLQKTIPVYSYGFMLMIAFLIAIYLARWRAQKENIDPGKITDLGIYMLCGGIFGARLFFVIQFFDSYKDDLLSIFKIYEGGLVYYGGLLAAFIVGYIFVKKHQWPFLKVLDILIPSGVLGLAFGRIGCFLNGCCFGKIASHLPWAVQFPRTTDKMGIIDGSPAFLHHYELGLVQLSDTHSLSIHPTQLYSFFLNIALFFTLSIFFKYRRKEGEVFLLFGILYPVIRFFMESLRGDNPLFFNYLTIAQIISIFIFAVSLTLFIILRFNVLRTGSISR, from the coding sequence ATGAGAAAAATCTTATTTGAAATCCCCATCCCCCTCCTCCAGAAAACCATCCCTGTATATTCTTACGGATTTATGCTGATGATTGCTTTCCTCATAGCAATTTACCTTGCCAGGTGGAGGGCTCAGAAGGAAAATATAGACCCGGGTAAAATTACTGATCTTGGAATCTATATGCTTTGTGGAGGAATATTTGGGGCAAGGTTGTTTTTTGTAATTCAGTTTTTCGATAGTTACAAGGATGACCTTCTCAGTATCTTTAAGATTTATGAAGGTGGTCTGGTCTATTACGGAGGATTGCTTGCCGCATTCATTGTTGGCTATATTTTTGTCAAAAAACACCAATGGCCTTTTCTTAAGGTGCTTGATATTCTTATCCCTTCCGGTGTGTTAGGACTTGCCTTTGGCCGTATCGGATGCTTCCTTAACGGTTGTTGTTTTGGAAAAATTGCATCACACCTACCATGGGCAGTTCAATTCCCGAGGACAACGGATAAAATGGGTATAATAGATGGCAGTCCGGCATTTCTTCATCACTATGAACTTGGATTGGTTCAGCTTTCCGATACCCACTCCCTCTCAATCCATCCTACACAACTTTACTCGTTTTTTTTAAATATTGCACTTTTCTTTACCCTTAGTATATTTTTCAAATACCGGAGGAAAGAAGGAGAGGTCTTTTTGCTCTTCGGAATACTTTATCCTGTAATCAGGTTTTTTATGGAGTCTTTACGGGGAGATAATCCTTTGTTTTTTAATTATTTAACGATAGCCCAAATAATCAGTATATTCATATTTGCCGTATCACTGACACTTTTTATCATCCTGCGGTTTAACGTTTTGAGAACAGGGAGTATCAGCAGGTAG
- a CDS encoding aspartate 1-decarboxylase — MLREMCKAKIHAAKVTETNLAYQGSITIDKALLDMVDMLPYERVQVLNINNGTRIETYVIEGERNSGTICLNGAAARWAQPGDRVIIISYCLLEDKDARNWKPNIILVDEYNRLIKSLEL; from the coding sequence ATGTTAAGGGAGATGTGTAAAGCAAAAATCCATGCTGCAAAAGTAACGGAAACCAACCTTGCTTATCAAGGCAGTATCACCATAGACAAGGCTCTCCTTGATATGGTGGATATGTTGCCTTATGAGCGAGTGCAGGTGCTTAATATTAATAACGGGACAAGGATAGAAACTTACGTCATTGAAGGGGAACGTAATTCAGGCACTATTTGTCTCAACGGAGCTGCAGCACGATGGGCACAACCGGGTGACCGGGTTATTATTATTTCTTACTGCCTTCTTGAAGATAAAGACGCGAGGAACTGGAAGCCAAACATTATTCTTGTCGATGAATACAATCGGCTTATTAAATCTCTTGAATTATGA
- a CDS encoding cytochrome c, translating to MKKYSTLFALTVIGFSTLVSYGCSRQPPLSERGGIWAVYERECQSCHKANGKGTLIGRLFFKVPNFTKTKWQDNASDSRLIIAVANGKRKMPGFKGKLKDPEIVDLVKICVRSYYPPLE from the coding sequence ATGAAGAAATACAGCACATTATTTGCTTTAACCGTTATTGGTTTCAGTACTTTAGTAAGTTATGGGTGCTCCAGACAGCCACCGCTTTCTGAAAGAGGAGGTATCTGGGCAGTATATGAGCGGGAATGCCAGTCGTGCCACAAGGCAAACGGAAAAGGCACTCTTATCGGGCGATTATTTTTTAAAGTCCCCAATTTCACGAAAACCAAATGGCAGGATAATGCTTCCGATTCGAGATTGATTATCGCAGTTGCTAACGGCAAGCGAAAGATGCCAGGCTTTAAAGGAAAGCTGAAAGACCCTGAAATTGTCGATCTGGTCAAGATATGCGTCAGGAGTTACTATCCTCCGCTGGAATGA